CATCGAAATTGAAAATCAACGAGCAAACCAGATAAGAGAGGTCCAGATTGCGGAGGAATCAAAATGAAGGTTTTTAGATATCAGGATTCGAAGGAGTTTGAGCCCGTTCCAGGCGTAAAGAGACGAATGCTCGCTTGTGGGGAGAGAGCGCAAATTGTTGAATATTTCTTGCCGAAGGGTACAGTTTTCCCCGTACATACGCATCCACACGAGCAAACGGGTTTCGTAGAACGCGGTGTCCTTCGGGTTTTTATAGCAGGTCAGGAATATATTTTGAGCGCTGGAGACGGTTACTATATCCCGCCGAATGTAGAACACTCCACAACGGCGATTGAAGATTGTATCAACGTCGACGTTTTCTCTCCTCCACGGGATGAGTACAGGGACCGTTGACTTTTCAGATCATCATCGTGCAGAACTGATTACCTAATCTATTTGCGGTGAGTAATGTTTTGGATAAAGGCAATATATGTTTTGAACGGAATTTAAATCCCGATTTTGCGGAGTTGTTCAAGATATTTCTCGGGATGATGAATATGTAAATTCCCTTTGCGAAGTCACCATGCTATTGCCTAATTGACTCCATGGCCTCATGAAATTTGGGCCTCGGATTCCCATAAACCATGATAAATTACAGTGCGATTCTCAAATGTTGAAAGGAAAGGAAAAGTGCCCTCGGAAATGTTGATTTGAAAGCAACAAGGGTCCGCGAGAGATCTGGATTCAGATTAAGGAAGTCCCGGGTGAGGATCCATTAACCCAATCATTCACATCTCTTTCTAAGCGACACAAAATCGAATATTCCGCTCTTTTATCATAAAGTGAGGGGTAAAATTGACGCTTTATCGGGAAACGAGTATCAATAGATCATACCCTACATCAATTGGAGGAACACAGCGATGATTTCAAAAGGAAAGCTATATCTTTTTATCGAGAGAGTTCCCCTGAGAACCCATCAAATACTGAGAAAGGAGCTGGCAAATGGCAAGAAGGTTCTTTATATTTCGAAAAATGCTCCAGAGTTGCTTCGTTCTCAATTAAACTTCGAGCCGAAGAAGTTGCACATAAAATGGTTAAATCCGCGACCAAGAAATGATTGCATTCCCCCAATGAATCTGGCCTTGTTCGAGTACTACGTGGACAATTTCATCAAAGAAAACAAAAATTGTATCGTTGTTTTGAATGGCATCGAAGTCCTTCAGATGTGGAACGGATTCGTCCCTGTCTTGAAGATTCTAAAGAATGTAAAGAACAAAATCAACACAAACTGTATTAGTATGCTCATCAGCATTGATCCAAAGACGCAGTTTGAAAACCAACTGAATTTACTCCAGAGCATTTCTGATGAAGTAATCTCCAGTTATACGTGAATCGCCGTATCTTTGTTCGAAAGTTTCATCATGGAGCCATTTGATAGAGATTGTGGATGACAGCAGGGGATTTTGTCCAACGAATCAGGAAGCAAACGGAGCAATTGAGAGAAATTGAAGGTGCGTGCGGGATCTGTCATGGTACGCTTGAAGCCATTACTAGCGAAGGTGGTTCCGTTTCTGCTTATGAGAGACCAAACGGTATTTTGGCAACTATCAAAGACGATTCAGGAAATGAGATTGGTAGGGGATTTGATATAGTTTGGTCGCCTGCTGTCTTGGCAGCTGAAATTGACGCTGACCTTGTCCCGAGAAATCTAAAAGAAAGTTTGAGAGAAGACGCACTTACTCACGACCATGAAATAGATGCTGTTGCAGATCTTTTCGGTTACGGTCGCGTTCTGACGCCCTCAGTAATCGCTCTCCAATACATTAATGACATTGGTGGCCGCACGCTTATTAGGAGAGAGGGGCTCGGTGTTGTCGCGCGGATGTTTGACAAGAATGACCAGCTCATTGTGACCTCATCTGTTTCATACTGTCCCACCTGCGCAATTGCGAAGGCAGCAGCTAGAAGCGAAGTGATATCATCGTATGTCAAAGAGAGGCTGAGCGGAGCTAGGAACACTGGAAGATTGAAATTCGAACGAAATGTGGAGAATCGATACGAGGCAAAGGGCGGTGCTGTCAGGACGAGCATCTACGAGGGTGACCGCATATTGGCTGACAGAGTGCTCGGTTGCTGCATTGCATATAGTACGACAAAGGCGGAAATTGCCGCGGGATTCATTCCACCCGAAGGTGCCAAGCGCTTCAAAGCCTACTGTAATTTGTGTCCAATGAAGCATTGTTGGATGGAGAAGTCAATGGGTGCGATGGGCAATATCGTTCTTCATAGGCTCAGTGAGATTGGTACAGAAATTGAAGTTTCTGCAAATGGACTCATAATAGCGAGGATTCCAGGCAAGGAGACGATTCAGGGACGTGGAACTCTCTGCTCCCTGAGCGCTCTCACGAACATGCTCATAACAAGTGATGGAAGCAAAGTGCTTAAGCCTTCTCCTGCGAGAAGATTTCCTGGTGTCAGGGATGAGAAAGAAAATCAGAATAACTGACCGATTAAGGGATTGGTAAGGTAAAAGTAAATTAGTTATTGGTTGCAATCTGTATTCTATTTAATGAGGCTGATAGGACTCAAAAGAACGGGCGACAATGCAATAATCCAGTTCTACGGATGTCCTCTACGATGTCAATATTGTACGCATGTAAAACAACCAAAAAGAGAGTTTGAGATGGAAGAAGTCCTCGAATTTGTTTCCGACCCAAAGATCTCAGAAATTTACGTGGGTGGTGCTGAGCCGACACTTCAAAGGAAACAATTAATCGAATTACTCCAACGACTGAAACGCATGAACAAGAGAGTAATCTTAAAGACAAGTGGTTATGACCCAGATTTTCTCGTTGAAACGAAAGGACTTGTTAAAAAATATGTTGTTGAAATCAAGTGTCCTCTCGATGATCTCCTTTGTACGATCCAGCTCACAAATCTCCCTGAGGATCGTGCACAAAAATACCTAGAAGCTCTAAAACGATCACTGGAAGTTCTTAGAGGGGAGAATGTGAGGATTTGGATCAGGGTCGTTCCTGGATATGTGACAAAGGAAGCAGTCGAACGCATAGGGAAGCAAATTGCTGGAATTGCATCTGAAGTCTTACTTTACCAGTTCTTGAGCAACCCAGAAAACGATGCTCCATTTGCAGGAATTGAAGAGCCGAGCCCTTCCGAATCTGAGATAATAGAGATGGCACGTGTTATGCTTGAATATGTCCCAAAAGTCATCGTCCGTGGGAAAGGTTTTGCAAATGAGTTCATGGCAGAGCGAGATTAGAGAACGCTCCATCGAATGAGATTGATTGATAGCGCGTATTCCTAAAGATGATACCGCGATAGATCGTTATTAGGTCAGATAACTGGACCGGTAATATAGATGTTCATAGCCTCTTCA
This genomic stretch from Methanomassiliicoccales archaeon harbors:
- a CDS encoding DUF835 domain-containing protein, coding for MISKGKLYLFIERVPLRTHQILRKELANGKKVLYISKNAPELLRSQLNFEPKKLHIKWLNPRPRNDCIPPMNLALFEYYVDNFIKENKNCIVVLNGIEVLQMWNGFVPVLKILKNVKNKINTNCISMLISIDPKTQFENQLNLLQSISDEVISSYT
- a CDS encoding cupin domain-containing protein, yielding MKVFRYQDSKEFEPVPGVKRRMLACGERAQIVEYFLPKGTVFPVHTHPHEQTGFVERGVLRVFIAGQEYILSAGDGYYIPPNVEHSTTAIEDCINVDVFSPPRDEYRDR
- a CDS encoding radical SAM protein yields the protein MRLIGLKRTGDNAIIQFYGCPLRCQYCTHVKQPKREFEMEEVLEFVSDPKISEIYVGGAEPTLQRKQLIELLQRLKRMNKRVILKTSGYDPDFLVETKGLVKKYVVEIKCPLDDLLCTIQLTNLPEDRAQKYLEALKRSLEVLRGENVRIWIRVVPGYVTKEAVERIGKQIAGIASEVLLYQFLSNPENDAPFAGIEEPSPSESEIIEMARVMLEYVPKVIVRGKGFANEFMAERD